TATTTTGCTTTTTCTAAAGAATCTATATGATAATCAACTCCTACATCAAGTACACTTTCATTTTTACTTTCTTTATTTATTGTAACTTTAGTATTCAAATTTGCATTACTACATCCTATTAATAGTGTTGTGAAAATAAGCATCGATAATAGTAAATATAATTTTTTCAAAATCCAACTCCTCCTAACTATAATATATTAACATATTCTGATAAATCAATGAACACATTAATAGTAAAAAATAAAACTTTTAGATTTCTAACATTATTTAATCTGGTTAAAATTAGTAAAAATAGTGTATTATATAAAAGACAATATTAAGATTTAGACAATATAAATAGGAGGTAGGTTTTATGAAAAAAGTTGCAATATATATATGTGGTGAAGTTTCTAAAAGATGTACAGCAAATGGATGCTTAAGAGCTTTTAATGAAGTAGAAGATTCTTTTAGTATATATGAAGATGAAGGTTGTAAGTTAGTAGCAGTAAATACTTGTAATGGATGTGATGAAAAACCATTAGAAACTTTAAGTGTAAAAATAGAGAAGCTTCAAAAAGCAGATGTAGATACAATACATTTATCAAGTTGTTTAAGATCAAGGTGTAAACACTATGAAGAATATGTTAATGAATTTGCAAAGTATTTTGATGTTATTGGATATACACATGGTTCAAAAGAAGGTAAAAAGAATAACAATATAAATAAAAGCTGTATAAATTCTAAAAATAAATAGACTTTATAGAATTAAATTAATTGTATAAGTATAAAAAGGAGTTAACTAGAAGTAAGGTTGTACTTCTTTTTTTATGTTTATAAATAAAAATAATTTTAAAAAGTTATTGTTAATTCCTTTGTTTTTCTCATACTTTAAAGTGAATTGTAAATTATAAAAAATATAAAATCAGGGATTTTGATAAACTTCGACATGAAATATGTTGTATTATTTTTAATGTGCGTAAAAATATGATAAATCATAGATTTAAGCTAGTACAATAGATATGTACGACAAGCCAATAAAAATAACTTATAATGAGGGGAAATCATATGAAAAATAAACTAAAATTAATGGTAATGATATTAATATCTATGGTTGTACTAACAGGATGTGGGAGTAAAAGTCCTAGTGAGGTTGTAGATATATACTTTAAGGAAGTTAAAAAAGGGGAGAATTCTGATTTAGAAAAATATGTCTTTGAAAATATGGGGAAAAATAAAAAAAGTGAAGAAAATAAAAATCCTAAAATGGAAGAGGCATTAAATGAATATATGTCTAAGATAGATATAAAAGTACTAAAAGAAGAAATAAAAGATGATAAGGCTTTAGTAGATGTAGAATTAACTGGACCTAATTTCGCAAATATAACAATGGAGCTTTTACAAGAAAGCTTAGCTAATGCTTTTAATGGAGTTGAGGTAAAGTCAGATGATATGAGTAATACTATTTTAGAGAAAGTTAAAAGTGGTAAGATAGAGACTAGAAAAGGTAAGATTAATTTAACTAAGGTTGATAAAGAATGGAAGATAAAAAATGATGAAGACTCAATGTCACTAATTCTTGGAAAATCAGATACATTAAAAAATACATCTAATTAAAAAATTACATACTTAATCAGTAAAACAATAAAAAAGAGTATCTCAAAATTAAATTTTGATTAATTGAGATGCTTTTTTTATAAAAATTAATATACTTTAATGTTAAAAAGTATAAAGAATATAGTTTATTATAGATTCAAGAAACTACATATGTATAGGGGCGATTTATATATGATAGATATGACTAATGGAGATTGTAATAAGTCTATTTTAAAGTTTGCATTACCTATGATTATAGGTAATGTATTTCAACAAATTTATAACTTAGTAGACAGTATAATAGTTGGGAAATTTATAGGAGCAAATGCCTTGGCAGCTGTAGGGTCATCATTTGCTATTGTAGTATTTTTAAATTCTATAATAATTGGATTAGCCATGGGTGTAGGGATTATGCTTGCTCAGTATTATGGGTCAAAGGAAATGGATAAGTTTAAAGAAACTATAATTACCTCACTAATATTTATAGGTGGAGCTACGATATTTATAATTAGTATTTCCCTTTTTGGAATAAATAAAATACTAGAGTTATTTAATATGCCTGCTGAATTAGCTAGTGACTCAAAGAAGTACTTAATAATAATTATATTAGGATTAATATTTACGTTTATATATAACTTATCAACTGCATTATTAAGATCTATCGGAGATTCAAAAAGACCATTATACTTTTTAATAATAGCATCTCTAATAAATATAATATTAGATTTAGTATTTGTCTTGAAACTTAATTTAGGGGTAGAAGGTGTTGCTATAGCTACAGTAATAGCACAATCAGTTTCTGCTATATTGAGTAGTATATATGTGTATAGAAAAATTGATTTTATAAAAATATCCAAGTGTGATATAAAAATAAGCAAAAATATATTTAAAGAAGTTATTAGATACTCTGTATTAACATCAATACAACAGTCGATTATGAACTTTGGAATACTCATAGTGCAAGGATTAGTAAATACATTTGGAGCAACTGTTATGGCGGCATTTGCTGCAGGGGTTAAAGTTGACTCTATTGCATATATGCCTGTACAGGATTTTGGCAATGCATTTTCTACATTTGTTGCTCAAAACAAAGGCGCAGGAAAAATAGATAGAATAAAAGATGGAGTAAGAAGTTCCATTAAAGTGATAATTATATTTTGCGTAATTACATCATCCTTAATAATTATATTTTCAAAAGATATAATGCTTTTATTTATAAATAAAAATGAAACTGAAGTAATAGCTTTAGGAGTAGAGTATATTTCAGTGGTAGCAATTTTTTATGTACTAATTGGATTTTTATTTATGTTTTATGGGTTATTTAGAGGGATAGGATTATTAAGTATATCTATAGTATTAACTATCGTATCACTTGGAACTAGAGTTGTTTTAGCATATGTATTATCGGCAACAAAGCTAGGAGCTAGCGGTATATGGTGGTCTATTCCAATTGGTTGGGCTTTAGCAGATATTATAGGAGCTATATGTATAAAATTAAAATTAGGGAAAATTGTTAATGAAAATAGATTAGAAGTATAATAAATATTTTATTAAAATACTAGAAAAAAATCAATTTATAACTGTATCAAAGTATATTAAAAATACAATGATACAGTTATTTTTATTTGTCTAATAACATTACTTTCCCAGTTTCTAAATTATAATTTGCTATTTATTAAGTTAGAAATTTTATAAAATAAAGATATCAGTAGAAAAAAGTGTTTAAAATATAATAAAAAAAGGTAAATTTAAAATATAAAAAATAGCTTTACATAACTAATAGATTTGAGTAAAAATATATTGTATAATATAAAATAAAAAGAATTTATCTAAACTTTCAACTGAAAAGGAAAAGGTGGATATAATATGAATAAAAAAGGGTCAAAAACTACACAAGAGCAACTTACATTTGAAGTAATTAATAAAAAACAAAAAAATAAAAAAAATATACAAAGTTATAATATATATGATTGTATAGAAAAATATAAGTATGTAGGAATAGAGAATTATAAAGAGTATTTATTTGAAAAAGATACATCGCTAAATAAGTGTGTTATATCATCTATTACAGGTGAGGAAGTAGATTCTTTAAAGTTACCATTATTGAGTGAGATATCAGCAGGAGCGCCAATATATATGAATGAAGAATATGAAGAATATTTTTATATTCCTAATGAGGTTATAAGGTCAAATAAAGATTTATTTATGCTTAAAGTTAAGGGAGACAGTATGATTAATGCAGATATTGATGATGGAGATTATGTTGTTATAAAAAAGGATAACAATCTTAATAAAAGAAGCATCGTAGCTGTAGAAGTAGATGGACATGCTACCCTTAAAAAATTTGAAGTACAGGGGAATAAATTAATATTATTGCCTGAAAATATAAATTATGAACCAATAGTAGTAAGTGTTGATGAAGCTAGGATTATAGGGCGTGCAATTGGTGTTGTAAAGTGTAATGTGAAATAGGAGTGTATATAGATTTGTTTTGAACAAATCTAAGTACACTCTTATTTAAATTTGAAAATTATCCTAATATTTTATATATAAGTTTGACAATATATTAATATAGACTGTTTTAGAAAGGTTATAAGACATGAATAAAAAAATTGGAAAGTTCACATTAAAATCAATATTGGTACTATTAGCAATACCGATAGCATTATTAGTAATTATATTTATCATATATTATGGTATGATCTTACATAATGGAAAACTTATTGAAACATCATTAGAACCATTTGATAGTGTATTTAAAGCACCAGATTCTTTTTATGTTTTAGATGCCACAAAGTGGAAAAGAGAAGAAACTATAAAATCTCCAATTTTCACACTTTGTGAGGAAATTACTATAATAGAAAGAGATTCTAAATTAGTTAAACAGATAACCGATATACTAAATAACAAAGATTTTAAGTCAATTACACATAACGAATATGAAAGAAGGGATGCTAATCCAAATAAAGACGTTCATTTTTGGCTCGCATCAAGTGCGGACACAAATGATGTATTGAAAAATTATTATCCATTTGAAGTAATAATCTGGAAGAATAAAACTTTATATTTATTTACATCAAAAGGAAAAGAACATAGATATTTAAAGAGCTCAATAACAGACGATGAATTAAAATTTATTGAAGAATTGTATAACAAAAGATATGGAGAAGAACATACAGATTATTATTCATATAATAGTTAAAAGTACTAGCGATAAAACAAAGATAACTCTATTTTATATAGTGTGATGCATTATATAAGATAGAGTTATTTTTAGTTATTTTAATATAGTACTTACAATTAATTATCTTAAGAGGAAGCTATTAAAAGGTATGAGGAAAAAGAACTAGGAAAGAAATATGAAAGTTTAGCAAAAACATATGCTAGAGAAAGTATTAGTTATACAGTAAAAAAGATCAGAACTATAAACTCTGGATATAGTGAGGATAAGACTAAGTTTATAGTAAGAGGATTTTATACTGGTAAAAATCAATATGGTGCAGATGTTAGAGGTGGATATGAAGTTGAATTTGACTTAAGTACTGGAGAGATGATTAATATAATTATAGATAAGGAAAGAGTGCAATAATAGACAAAAATAAGGTTTATAAATATTTACAGTACAAGCTCGATATACTATACTTATATTAATACTTATAAAAATTCTAATGAGGTGAACGAATGAAGTTAGACGTAGATAGTATATGGTACATATTAATCTATATGACGTTTTTAATATCCATAATTGGATGTCTAGCTTATTTTTGTAGAAAAAATATATCTCGTCAAATTGAATATATTTTAATAAAAAATATATTTCTAAATAGATTTAAGTATTCTGAAATATTAGAGCCACGACAGTACTT
Above is a genomic segment from Romboutsia lituseburensis containing:
- a CDS encoding CGGC domain-containing protein — protein: MKKVAIYICGEVSKRCTANGCLRAFNEVEDSFSIYEDEGCKLVAVNTCNGCDEKPLETLSVKIEKLQKADVDTIHLSSCLRSRCKHYEEYVNEFAKYFDVIGYTHGSKEGKKNNNINKSCINSKNK
- a CDS encoding DUF4878 domain-containing protein; the encoded protein is MKNKLKLMVMILISMVVLTGCGSKSPSEVVDIYFKEVKKGENSDLEKYVFENMGKNKKSEENKNPKMEEALNEYMSKIDIKVLKEEIKDDKALVDVELTGPNFANITMELLQESLANAFNGVEVKSDDMSNTILEKVKSGKIETRKGKINLTKVDKEWKIKNDEDSMSLILGKSDTLKNTSN
- a CDS encoding MATE family efflux transporter; protein product: MIDMTNGDCNKSILKFALPMIIGNVFQQIYNLVDSIIVGKFIGANALAAVGSSFAIVVFLNSIIIGLAMGVGIMLAQYYGSKEMDKFKETIITSLIFIGGATIFIISISLFGINKILELFNMPAELASDSKKYLIIIILGLIFTFIYNLSTALLRSIGDSKRPLYFLIIASLINIILDLVFVLKLNLGVEGVAIATVIAQSVSAILSSIYVYRKIDFIKISKCDIKISKNIFKEVIRYSVLTSIQQSIMNFGILIVQGLVNTFGATVMAAFAAGVKVDSIAYMPVQDFGNAFSTFVAQNKGAGKIDRIKDGVRSSIKVIIIFCVITSSLIIIFSKDIMLLFINKNETEVIALGVEYISVVAIFYVLIGFLFMFYGLFRGIGLLSISIVLTIVSLGTRVVLAYVLSATKLGASGIWWSIPIGWALADIIGAICIKLKLGKIVNENRLEV
- the lexA gene encoding transcriptional repressor LexA, producing the protein MNKKGSKTTQEQLTFEVINKKQKNKKNIQSYNIYDCIEKYKYVGIENYKEYLFEKDTSLNKCVISSITGEEVDSLKLPLLSEISAGAPIYMNEEYEEYFYIPNEVIRSNKDLFMLKVKGDSMINADIDDGDYVVIKKDNNLNKRSIVAVEVDGHATLKKFEVQGNKLILLPENINYEPIVVSVDEARIIGRAIGVVKCNVK